Genomic segment of Apostichopus japonicus isolate 1M-3 chromosome 8, ASM3797524v1, whole genome shotgun sequence:
TGTTATAGTGTTATAAATCCGTTATAATGATGTGATTTGGAATGATTTACTTGAGGCAAATCCAAACAAAAACACCTCAGTTGCCAACATATTGTTCAGTGGCAAATCTCAACTATTTGGAGCAATTAAAACGGTTTTTTTTCTGATAGTAAGCTTCTTTATCTGTCCAAATTCTTTACATGAAGTCGAGTTTTACTATTTTGTACTGGAAAACGGCACAGATGAGTTTTTCCTTGAAAGTTCGGCCGTCAGCAGTCTCTTAATGTGGATGGAGTCAGATTATTCGAAAGTTTAACTCCTTAACAAATCCTTTTCTGTTTAAAACTCTTAAAAATCGGAAACACTGAAGTTACTAAATGAATATAACaagaataacaaaatatgtatttaCGATTGTAACTGACGTAAAGTTTAGGTCACTTGGCAAAgtttaaatgaatatttaaagtGAAAAAATCACACATTTATAAACACTCATAATATTATCTCGTTCAAGCCACACGTAGTTAATTTATTCTAATACATATTTTGGAATAATCACTGTATTACCTATCAGcaacataaaaataattatctttatttatatctgcatatattttctcaaagagagagagaagggcGGTGTACGTAGGTCAGATATTAATGTTCCTACTGGAAGCAACACTTCATATGCTTCGTTTGATAAGAAGTTTAGCCTGACGTAAAAATACAGATTTATATTAGATATAAGAGATAGAAGGAATTTGTGTTACCAATAACAACTGATGGTTATATTGATCGTGTTTGTTACCCTTGTTATGTTACAGGTCTTTCAGAGACGTATAGACGGTACCATTAACTTCTATCGTTCGTGGTCCCAATATCAAACTGGGTTTGGGAACCTAAATACAGAGttctggcttggaaatgacAACATTCACTACCTTACTTCCCAGGGAGACTACGAGCTGAGGGTTGATATGAACAACACTTTAGGAAACCATTACTACGCCAAGTACAACAAATTCAGAATTGGCGACTCATTCTCCGAGTACCTATTAGTGCTTGGAGCGTACTCGGGTACAGCAGGTAAAATATAAACACACGTATTTAATgtgtgatgtatattagattaCTTCGCATTTCATGACGGTTCAGTATATACAGGGATACAATAATCATACACCATGGCATCGTGCATGGCGTAAATCCTGATGGAGTTACTGTTGCGTAATAGTTTTCTCATATTAGAAATATATTTCACGATGATATAGGCAGACGATAGTTTCCTGTTGTTCAAGAAAAGCGCTGTTGtcttaaaatattgaaactttCTAGGTGTCCTAGTCTTATTCGCATTTATAAGAAGCTTATTCCCATAAATATACAAAGGTACCTACTATATTCAGACATTTTCCGATAAATAACAATTgtttgcttcctcgaaattatATCAGTTAGACTGTAAGCTGAGGATTGATGTGAAAAGCTCCATTATTTTTTCCTGCAATCATTGCTTTACTTGAAAACTAAATGTATTTTCAACGAACAGGCAAACTTGAAAGTATATTAATTGATCGCAAAAATTTCATTTGATTCTCTTTCCGAATGAATACAAACAGGTGATTCTCTCGCTTACCACAACACCATGAGGTTTTCTACGTACGATAATGACAATGACGTTTATTCGATCAACTGTGCGAGTCATTCATCACATGGAAGAGGAGCGTGGTGGTATAGAACCTGTACTTATTCTAATTTAAACGGTCAGTACTACGGTTACAGTGGAGCCCCCAGTATTTACTGGCTCCATCTGCCTGGTGATAATGACCAAATTCCTTTTGCTGAGATGAAGCTTCGTCCTCGTTCAATTTAAGTTTTTAAGCGAGAACATCGAATCATCACGCAATGCCATCCAACTGCACATGGTCGTAGAAAAAATGACTTACGGAAATGTATCACGCAGTTATTACTTTGAAATCAAATCCAACGATTCCGTCTATATTATTTTCTCTCTAcctttattatgattatgataacAGTTGTTGCTCTTGTTATTATAATTGTTGGGGTCTGATAGTAAAATCCTTAATGGTATATATAATCAAGAAATATCTTCTCAAAATCACCAAGATGAGTCCCTATCTTTTAAAAGTTGAACAACTCTGTAGAAATAAGAACATAAAATGGGGTTATTCATAGTATACACTAAGTACGAACTGCTTGGACACTTTAGCTTCTCTAAAATACTCTAATTACAAACTGTATCGCTTTGTGAAAGTATGTTAAATATGACCCCTCTTATGTTTAGTTGTAGTGGGGGGTTACAGTGAGTATAACAGTATGATATAAAAATAGCGACATCGATACCAAATATATTTTAAGCaatgtttacattttgaaattacATTCTCAATATATCTTTTTCCAATATCACGGAGGAAAAATAAACTGATGAAACCGAATACGAGActcagttttgtttttcttaatcgTCTGTTTGTAAACCCACTAAGACCAGTAAATAAAGACTTTGATTTTTAACgattattcatattttgtcttggggatttgttttcaaatcgacgataataattaattagtaaatCATTGTAAGGAACATAAATTAAACCtttcatatttcaatatcaaTACCAATTTATACCATTATATAAATACCACAAAATATCATCACTATGTTGTATAACGATAATATATGAAACTTCTCTCTGTCTGTATATAGTATAGGGGTGATCTTGCAGAACATTACAGTGGGAACGATACGTGCGAAAATAACAAATAGACTCTGTCGTCTTTACATTAAATATCCTGGAGGTCACTGTATCTTCATTATTTTAAACATTGATTCCAATGCGGTTATATTCACATTGTTAAGTAAAACTACTTGTGACATTAGATGTACTAAATCAAGATTTTCAGTTCTCTGACGCGAAGACTTGAATCACGGGA
This window contains:
- the LOC139970881 gene encoding fibrinogen-like protein A; this encodes MFSFVMKAAILLILVGCISFCISSEPLNESENTFEREERSLADPAGRQKRQSGLSCPKGISHSPEYPRDCYDILQSCSGQSPPSGQYYIQPDGGDVIKVYCDMETEEGGWTVFQRRIDGTINFYRSWSQYQTGFGNLNTEFWLGNDNIHYLTSQGDYELRVDMNNTLGNHYYAKYNKFRIGDSFSEYLLVLGAYSGTAGDSLAYHNTMRFSTYDNDNDVYSINCASHSSHGRGAWWYRTCTYSNLNGQYYGYSGAPSIYWLHLPGDNDQIPFAEMKLRPRSI